TACTACACTCAAATGCCCGTTGTCACCACCCAGTACCGCAATGTTGTTACCATTGTAACTGCAGAATTTACCACATGAGTTATTGTCCGTGGTTGAGATGCACACTGAGGTCTCTGCCTTGGGATCCCAAATGTAAACCATGTGACCAGAGCCACCAAACATGACAGCACTGGAGTCCTGCAACCACGATATCCATTCAATACCTTCATTAGAACCGTTTACAGTAGATATTTGCTCGTAGTTACCTCCCCTGCAAGAGTAGGCAGTGAAGAGACCATCCATACAACCCAGAGTTAAATATGCTCCATCTGGAGAATACGCACAGCAACTGACAGTTTCAGCGAATGGACCCAAAACGGTTTCCTTAGAATCCGAGCTACCTGAAAAGTGATTAATGTATCATAAAACTTGAATTACCGTTGCTAGCAGCGAAGTCAACCACTAGACACTTGTCGTCCCTGGAGCCAACTGCCACATGGGCAATGCCGGGAAATGTAGGATGTACCGACAGTGCAATCAATTCAGAATTAAACTCTTTGGTCCAACACACATATTTAGTGTCTATAGGCTTGCCGTGACCGGATACCTCATCTTCATCACTGTCTTCTACTACACAGTCGTCCTTTACATAGAAGACATCGTCTTCCACGGCGTCCTTTTCAAACACATCATCTGGGTTTTCATTCGCCATTTTGGaaataaatgtgtaaatcAATATTAGTTGTATTTATACGCTAAATTAGAAAGTGAACTACCCCCTCATGACGCACTAGAACAGCGTGTTTTCCAGCTCCATATAGTTTCCATAACATTTATATCAACATAATATCGCATTGAAATGTCACTAGAGGGTTTGCTCGAGCTGCAAAGCCTCAGTGTCAACGCCAAGGTTGCACAGATACTCAAGAATCATCTAGACACTGACCATCCAGTAAGTACCATTGTTTCATCTAGAATACTTCACTGCAGGACTTGGTTGACTTCATCATACACTTAGCGAAACGCGCGCGGAATGCAACTGAGTTTAACAAACTTCTAGATGAAAATGATGCTGAGATGCCCTTGGCACTTGGTGAACAGCTATTCAATACCGTGATGGCACTGAGCACAAACCAACCACGTGGTGGTACGTTTCCCGATTATTTGATACTCTATTCATATCTAGGCACATGGGATGATATCATATCATCTGAAAATGATGATCGTCTCAACTTTCCCGCACTATGTATGAAAAACATCGCAACGCAAACacaggatatatataagttAGAACCTAAAAAGGATGTAAGTATTTTGCgcatgtttatatatattccaggGCGAATTGTCTGAGGCTGCTAAGAAGTTGCTTGAACAGGAGACTGTTGCCAGCTACCAGAGAGACCGGGGGGATGATGTAAGATCAAGGAGCGACCGATATGCACGAGATTATCATGATAGGGATAGATATAGTGACAGACACCATTCTCGTGGTGATGAATATAGGCATAGAGATCGTACTGAACGAGTATATCGCAACAGGGAGGACAGAAGTAGAAGAAGTGCCAGCAGCAGTCCCGAGTCATTACCCTACCTAGATGATAAAGGTGCAATATTTAAGGGGCGAGTAACAAAAGTGGTAGAGTTTGGGGGTTTTGTAAGGTTCAAAAGTAAAAATGGCATTCACTCCGGTTTGGTCCACGTGTCTGAGATACTACCGGGAAATCGCAGACTTTCTGAAGCAAGTGAAGCCTTGAAAGAAGATATGGTAGTATATGTAAAGAAGATTGGTATGAAAAACGATAAAATAAGCTTATCAATGAAATCAGTTGACCAGAAAACAGGAAGAGACCTATGTAGTGGACACCAGGATTCCATGCAGTCTTATTACACCATGGGAGCCCCTATGTTGCAGAATACTGCATCAAGTTCTGACGCTATCTTAGATTACTCCAATGGCATGGACGGCAGGAAGCGCCGTATGATGACTGACCTTGAGCGCTGGGAGCACCAGCAACTTGTAAACAGTGGCGTTCTCCCCAAGAGCGAACGTGTTGCAATGGACCTGGCTGCTCAGCATGAACCTGAGTTAGATGAAGAAATAGATATCGAGATCAATGACGCGTGTCCCACGTTTCTGAAAGGACAGACCAGAAGATCAGGTATGTCTGAGCGGTGCTTGTACTAACTCCTTTTGCAGGCATCGAACTGTCACCCATAAAGATTGTATCGAATCCTGAAGGATCACTAGCAAGGACTATCGCAACAAGTTCCACTATTGCCAAAGAGCGTAGGGAGACTGAACGTATGCAAGAGGACACTATACAGCGTTCTGCCGGTGCTGGCAGCATGACCAACAACAGCACGTCGCAATTTATGGAAGAGCTGCGTCGCATGAATATGAAACAACGCAGAGAAGGTGCATTACATGATAAGCGAGATCCTGGCACTCGGAAGGATGGCCACAATGCCATCAAGACTATCCAAGAACAACGGGAGTCTCTGCCAATCTTTGCATTGCGCGACGAGCTTTTGCAGGCAGTGCAAGAAAACGATATTTTAATTGTAGTTGGAGAGACAGGTAGCGGTAAGAGCACACAGATACCTCAGTACCTTGCTGAAAGCGGTTATACATCTGGGAGTGATGGAGAGTCCATGGTTATTGGTTGCACCCAACCAAGAAGGGTGGCTGCAATGTCTGTTGCCAAACGTGTGTCGGAAGAAGTTGGCTGCAGATTAGGGCAGGAAGTAGGTTATTGCATCAGGTTCGAGGATTGTACCACGAAAGATACGGTGATAAAGTTTATGACCGACGGTATGCTGCTTCGCGAGGTTTTACAAGATCCCTTGCTGGAACAATACGCTTGCATCATGCTAGACGAGGCACACGAACGTACCATTGCAACCGATGTTCTATTCGCACTCTTAAAGGTAAGCATCCACTTGACCGACGATGAACAGACAGCATAAATACACAGCTCTCTGGACAGGTACCGGTCGTATAGCAAAGTGCCAATAGTGCTTGCAGTGTGTTGTTATACATTAAGGTATACTTGGCCACATCAATATGCAGAACTGCTGCAGCAAGCGTGAAAATTTCAAGTTAATAGTGACTTCCGCCACCCTGGAAGCTGAGAAGTTTTCGACGTACTTCAACGATGCCAGCATCTTCTCTATACCGGGGCGCATGTTCCCCGTGGAGATACTTCACACCACTGACCAAGAAAGCGACTACATGGAGGCATCGCTGATTACCGTGCTCAATATCCATCTCAACGAGCCGGCAGGTGATATCCTACTGTTCCTGACCGGACAAGAAGAGATTGACGTGGCCTGCAGGACACTGCATGAGCGTATGAAACGTCTGGAATCAATGTCACCTCCGCCGTTGATAATTCTGCCGGTATATGCAGCATTACCCGGGGAGATGCAAGGGGCAATTTTCGAGCCCACCCCGCCAGGATGCAGAAAGTGCGTTATCGCTACTAACATCGCGGAAGCGTCACTTACAATAGATGGTAAGCTACATACTTCCCGGTTCCTATTTTGTCCCAGGTATTTTCTATGTCATTGACCCTGGTTTTGCCAAGGTTAAGCGTTACAATCCGCGTACCGGGATGGAGTCTCTTGTGGTAGTACCTATATCGCAAGCCAGTGCTAAGCAGCGTGCTGGTAGGGCTGGAAGAACGGGCCCTGGAAAATGCTACCGACTATACACCGAGGATGCCTACAGATCTGAAATGCTGCCTACAGCAGTACCGGAAATCCAGCGGACCAATTTGGCCAATGTGGTCATCCTATTAAAAGCAATGGGCATCAACGATTTCCTCAACTTTGATTTTATGGACAAGCCGCCTGTGGAGACTCTGATCGATGCTTTGGACAATTTGTACCATCTAGGCGCCTTGGATGATGAGGGCCTTTTGACCCGTTTGGGTCGCAAGATGGCTGAATTTCCAATGGACCCCAACCTAGCCAAGATGCTGCTGACGTCTGTAGACCTCGAGTGCTCCGATGAGGTTATCACCATTGTCTCCATGCTCTCGATACAGAATATATTCTACAGACCACAGGACAAACAGGCGGAGGCTGACAGAGCGAAATCTAGATTTACACAAGCTGAAGGTGACCATTTGACGTTGctctatgtatataatcaGTGGCGCAAGAACAAGTTTTCCTCTGTATGGTGTCATGAAAACTTTCTCCAGGTTAGTTGTTGCCATATGCTGACACTATCACTCAGTCACGAGCACTCTTAAGGGCTCAGGATGTGAGGAAGCAGTTAATATCTATTATGGACAGGTATCGCTTCAAAGTGGTGTCTTGTGGCAACAATGCTGAGGTGATTTCTAAATCAGTCTGTGCCGGATACTTCCATCATTCAGCTAGGAGGGACCCTCAAGAAGGCTATCGCACAATTGTAGATCAGCAAAATGTATTTATACACCCGTCTTCCGCGCTGTATAACAGATCGCCAGAGTATGTCGTCTACCACGAATTGGTGATGACCACCAAGGAATACATGCGCGACCTCACTATAGTAAAGGCACAGTGGCTCTTGGAGTTAGCGCCTTCAATGTTCAAGCGCTCCGAAGGAGTGAGTAAGTCAAAGATGGGTCAGAAGATTGAGCCGCTCCATAACAAGTTCGAGGAGAAGGATGGCTGGAGGTTGTCAAAGCGCCGTGGCTAGGTGCTATCAATGTTACCTATATTACACCTGTGGTAATATTTGTGGCACAGTACTATAGATAGAGCGTTCACTGTTGGAACGTAAGCTAATGTGGCCATACATAGGTCCATTAAATGTAATTCATGACCTAATGATTCATGTAAAAAGGACTACGTTCATAGTGTTCCGCCTAAGTTTTACACTTATAGGaactaatatatattgcgatTGGTGTTATATCACATCTCTAGCGC
This is a stretch of genomic DNA from Babesia bovis T2Bo chromosome 1, whole genome shotgun sequence. It encodes these proteins:
- a CDS encoding WD domain G-beta repeat domain containing protein; this translates as MANENPDDVFEKDAVEDDVFYVKDDCVVEDSDEDEVSGHGKPIDTKYVCWTKEFNSELIALSVHPTFPGIAHVAVGSRDDKCLVVDFAASNGSSDSKETVLGPFAETVSCCAYSPDGAYLTLGCMDGLFTAYSCRGGNYEQISTVNGSNEGIEWISWLQDSSAVMFGGSGHMVYIWDPKAETSVCISTTDNNSCGKFCSYNGNNIAVLGGDNGHLSVVRYSNGTVGTVADVNLHSEIITCVDCHNTVQLAIAGLYDGGLYFVELSKNTVTASFLDDHEDTVEDVKFCSGSESTLAVSIGHDGKVITWDCERMVKLHVVLLSERLTRVLWVPSSTVIAASSIFGALFAIKNGKVIAKNRPHKSTVLDIAALPCSDREYALLSVSEDGSMMICQEMFEED
- a CDS encoding RNA Helicase associated domain (HA2) family protein encodes the protein MSLEGLLELQSLSVNAKVAQILKNHLDTDHPDLVDFIIHLAKRARNATEFNKLLDENDAEMPLALGEQLFNTVMALSTNQPRGGTWDDIISSENDDRLNFPALCMKNIATQTQDIYKLEPKKDGELSEAAKKLLEQETVASYQRDRGDDVRSRSDRYARDYHDRDRYSDRHHSRGDEYRHRDRTERVYRNREDRSRRSASSSPESLPYLDDKGAIFKGRVTKVVEFGGFVRFKSKNGIHSGLVHVSEILPGNRRLSEASEALKEDMVVYVKKIGMKNDKISLSMKSVDQKTGRDLCSGHQDSMQSYYTMGAPMLQNTASSSDAILDYSNGMDGRKRRMMTDLERWEHQQLVNSGVLPKSERVAMDLAAQHEPELDEEIDIEINDACPTFLKGQTRRSGIELSPIKIVSNPEGSLARTIATSSTIAKERRETERMQEDTIQRSAGAGSMTNNSTSQFMEELRRMNMKQRREGALHDKRDPGTRKDGHNAIKTIQEQRESLPIFALRDELLQAVQENDILIVVGETGSGKSTQIPQYLAESGYTSGSDGESMVIGCTQPRRVAAMSVAKRVSEEVGCRLGQEVGYCIRFEDCTTKDTVIKFMTDGMLLREVLQDPLLEQYACIMLDEAHERTIATDVLFALLKNCCSKRENFKLIVTSATLEAEKFSTYFNDASIFSIPGRMFPVEILHTTDQESDYMEASLITVLNIHLNEPAGDILLFLTGQEEIDVACRTLHERMKRLESMSPPPLIILPVYAALPGEMQGAIFEPTPPGCRKCVIATNIAEASLTIDGIFYVIDPGFAKVKRYNPRTGMESLVVVPISQASAKQRAGRAGRTGPGKCYRLYTEDAYRSEMLPTAVPEIQRTNLANVVILLKAMGINDFLNFDFMDKPPVETLIDALDNLYHLGALDDEGLLTRLGRKMAEFPMDPNLAKMLLTSVDLECSDEVITIVSMLSIQNIFYRPQDKQAEADRAKSRFTQAEGDHLTLLYVYNQWRKNKFSSVWCHENFLQSRALLRAQDVRKQLISIMDRYRFKVVSCGNNAEVISKSVCAGYFHHSARRDPQEGYRTIVDQQNVFIHPSSALYNRSPEYVVYHELVMTTKEYMRDLTIVKAQWLLELAPSMFKRSEGVSKSKMGQKIEPLHNKFEEKDGWRLSKRRG